One genomic region from Solwaraspora sp. WMMD792 encodes:
- a CDS encoding ABC transporter ATP-binding protein has translation MSRLELRGFGWRHAGRRAWAVRDVDLSVDAGERVLLLGPSGAGKSTLLAAIAGLLPADSGEQAGTVTVDGLDPRKARERVGIVFQDPQSQLVMARSGDDVAFGLENRGVPAEQIWPRVDAALARVGFRYGRDRPTAALSGGEQQRLALAGALALRPGLLLLDEPTANLDPAGADLVRDAVAGALDGDRDTTLVIVEHRVAQALPLVDRVVVLSAGGGVRADGKPDEIFDRYGGQLAADGVWVPDQPLPQRGGSAAPAGEPLLIADRVGLVPRLAPLSDDVPVRAGEALAVLGPNGAGKTTLALLLGGLVAATDGAVRATAALTGDGRVGPAPHRWRAPELVRRIGNVFQNPEHQFVATTVADELALGPRRCGLPESAVAPVVDELLHRLRLDRLAAANPYTLSGGEARRLSVATALATAPRLLVLDEPTFGQDRRTWLELVALLGELRDAGHGIVTVTHDVDLVAALADRRLTL, from the coding sequence GTGAGCCGGCTGGAGCTGCGCGGGTTCGGCTGGCGGCACGCCGGCCGTCGGGCCTGGGCGGTCCGCGACGTCGACCTGAGCGTCGATGCCGGCGAGCGGGTCCTGCTGCTCGGGCCGTCGGGGGCCGGCAAGAGCACGCTGCTGGCGGCGATCGCCGGGCTGCTGCCCGCCGACTCGGGCGAGCAGGCCGGCACGGTCACCGTCGACGGGCTCGACCCGCGCAAGGCCCGCGAGCGGGTCGGCATCGTCTTCCAGGACCCGCAGAGCCAGCTGGTGATGGCGCGCAGCGGCGACGACGTCGCCTTCGGGCTGGAAAACCGGGGAGTGCCGGCCGAGCAGATCTGGCCACGGGTGGACGCCGCGCTGGCCCGGGTCGGTTTCCGGTACGGCCGGGACCGGCCGACGGCCGCGCTGTCCGGCGGCGAGCAGCAGCGACTGGCCCTGGCCGGGGCGCTCGCCCTGCGGCCGGGTCTGCTGCTGCTGGACGAGCCGACCGCGAACCTGGACCCGGCCGGTGCCGACCTGGTCCGCGACGCCGTCGCCGGGGCGCTCGACGGGGACCGGGACACCACGCTGGTGATCGTCGAACACCGGGTGGCGCAGGCGCTGCCGCTGGTCGACCGGGTGGTGGTGCTGTCCGCCGGTGGCGGCGTGCGGGCCGACGGCAAGCCGGACGAGATCTTCGACCGGTACGGCGGGCAACTGGCCGCCGACGGTGTCTGGGTGCCCGATCAGCCGTTGCCGCAGCGCGGTGGTTCCGCCGCCCCGGCCGGTGAGCCGTTGCTGATCGCCGACCGGGTCGGGCTGGTGCCCCGGCTCGCCCCGCTCTCCGACGACGTGCCGGTACGCGCTGGCGAGGCGCTGGCCGTGCTGGGGCCCAACGGTGCCGGCAAGACCACGCTGGCCCTGCTGCTCGGCGGGCTGGTCGCGGCCACCGACGGAGCGGTCCGGGCCACCGCCGCGTTGACCGGCGACGGCCGGGTCGGTCCGGCCCCGCACCGGTGGCGGGCGCCGGAGCTGGTCCGCCGGATCGGCAACGTGTTCCAGAACCCGGAGCACCAGTTCGTCGCCACCACGGTGGCCGACGAGCTGGCTCTCGGCCCGCGCCGCTGCGGGCTGCCGGAGTCGGCCGTCGCGCCGGTGGTCGACGAGCTGCTGCACCGGCTGCGACTGGACCGGCTGGCGGCGGCCAACCCGTACACCCTCTCCGGTGGTGAGGCGCGGCGGCTGAGTGTGGCGACCGCCCTGGCCACCGCGCCCCGCCTGCTGGTGCTCGACGAGCCGACGTTCGGCCAGGACCGGCGCACCTGGCTCGAATTGGTCGCGCTGCTCGGTGAGCTGCGCGACGCCGGGCACGGGATCGTGACGGTGACCCACGACGTCGACCTCGTCGCCGCGCTCGCCGACCGGCGGCTGACCCTGTGA
- a CDS encoding ECF transporter S component, protein MPQQSLPADRSWRTVDIVVASVIAVAFGVVFWLWGLIWTATEAAFTFFPPAQAVLYGVWLVPAVLGALVIRKPGAALFCELVAAIVSAALGSQWGAVVIVQGLAQGVGAELVFLAVAYRSFRLPVALAAGAAAGLGAAIFDQIRYYAPYDLVSFRIPIFIVTVVSAIVLAGAGSVALTRALARTGVLDRFPAGRDRATV, encoded by the coding sequence ATGCCGCAGCAATCTTTGCCCGCCGACCGTAGCTGGCGGACCGTCGACATCGTGGTCGCCTCGGTGATCGCCGTCGCGTTCGGGGTGGTCTTCTGGCTGTGGGGGTTGATCTGGACCGCCACCGAGGCCGCGTTCACCTTCTTCCCGCCCGCTCAGGCGGTGCTGTACGGGGTGTGGCTGGTGCCGGCCGTGCTCGGCGCACTGGTGATCCGCAAACCGGGGGCCGCGCTGTTCTGCGAGCTGGTCGCCGCGATCGTCTCGGCCGCGTTGGGCAGCCAGTGGGGCGCCGTGGTGATCGTGCAGGGGCTGGCCCAGGGGGTCGGTGCCGAACTGGTCTTCCTGGCGGTGGCGTACCGCTCGTTCCGGCTGCCGGTGGCGCTGGCCGCCGGTGCGGCCGCCGGGCTCGGCGCGGCGATCTTCGACCAGATCCGCTACTACGCGCCGTACGACCTGGTCAGTTTCCGGATTCCGATCTTCATCGTCACCGTGGTCAGCGCGATCGTGCTGGCCGGTGCCGGCAGCGTGGCGCTGACCCGGGCGCTGGCGCGCACCGGGGTGCTCGACCGGTTCCCCGCCGGCCGCGACCGCGCCACGGTGTGA
- a CDS encoding energy-coupling factor transporter transmembrane component T, which produces MTGGALARRNPVAKLAAALVFSVLLLATLDPLAPAVAIAVELAVVPLFGLGYRALLRRMAPLLLSAAGVLVTLTLFAAERTGPVLLAAGPVLVTSGVLVTALGLALRLLAVALPGVLVFATTDPTDLADALVQNVKAPPRFAIGALAAFRLVPMLTAEWQLLAMARRARGIDAGRNPVRRLRLFAATAFGLLVLAIRRGTRLATAMDARGFDAGIPRTSARRQRFGAADAALVVGAAIAAGGSLAVSFAAGVFRPVIG; this is translated from the coding sequence GTGACCGGCGGCGCGTTGGCCCGCCGTAACCCGGTGGCGAAGCTCGCCGCCGCGCTGGTCTTCTCGGTGCTGCTGCTGGCCACCCTGGACCCGCTGGCGCCGGCCGTCGCGATCGCCGTCGAGCTGGCCGTGGTCCCACTGTTCGGGTTGGGCTACCGTGCCCTGCTGCGCCGGATGGCGCCGCTGCTGCTGAGCGCCGCCGGCGTGCTGGTCACCCTGACGCTGTTCGCCGCCGAACGGACCGGCCCGGTGCTGCTCGCCGCCGGGCCGGTGCTGGTGACCAGCGGCGTGCTGGTCACCGCGCTCGGACTGGCGTTGCGGCTGCTGGCCGTGGCGCTGCCCGGGGTGCTGGTCTTCGCCACCACCGACCCGACCGACCTGGCCGACGCCCTGGTGCAGAACGTCAAGGCCCCGCCCCGGTTCGCGATCGGGGCGCTCGCCGCGTTCCGCCTGGTGCCGATGCTGACCGCCGAGTGGCAGTTGCTGGCGATGGCCCGCCGGGCCCGGGGCATCGACGCGGGCCGCAACCCGGTGCGCCGGCTCCGGTTGTTCGCGGCGACCGCCTTCGGGTTGCTGGTGCTGGCGATCCGTCGGGGCACCCGGCTGGCCACCGCGATGGATGCCCGGGGGTTCGACGCGGGTATCCCCCGGACCAGCGCCCGGCGGCAACGGTTCGGGGCGGCCGACGCGGCTCTGGTCGTCGGTGCCGCGATCGCCGCCGGCGGGTCGCTGGCGGTCAGTTTCGCCGCCGGGGTCTTCCGCCCGGTGATCGGCTGA